One stretch of Niallia sp. XMNu-256 DNA includes these proteins:
- a CDS encoding alpha-galactosidase produces the protein MPIAWNEESGTLHLYNNRMSYLIQLVHGKYPAHLYWGKRVQTLQPSSILQFKGRAFSPSTEPGDPAFSLNTLPQEYPAFGNGDFRSPAYQLRSKDGSTVTEFVYDSHEIMKGKPLLKGLPASYVEADSEAETLVITMVDSMLGMGMNLFYTIYHDLDVIARSVSFENRGSQNVVLEKCMSMSVDFHHSNWDWLHLHGTWARERHIERKPLHHGTQSISSSRGASSHQQNPFLALLSQHANEEDGEVYGFSLVYSGNFQADIEVNSFQTTRISMGINPFNFSWLLKPGEQFQTPETLMVYSSDGLGGMSRTYHKLLRERICRGVYRDKARPILINNWEATRFHFNEKKLKEIADAGKDLGIELFVLDDGWFGHRENDKSSLGDWFVNKKKLPNGLDGLADYVRKKGMQFGLWVEPEMVSPDSDLYRKHPDWCIHVPGRSRTLSRNQLILDLSREEVCDYIIGILTELFKSTTISYVKWDMNRNMTEVGSAALPPERQKETAHRYMLGLYRILETLTGRFPQILFESCSGGGGRFDPGMLYYMPQTWTSDNTDAVERLKIQYGTSIVYPAITMGAHVSDVPNHQVGRTTPLLMRCHVAMAANLGFELNIDKLSTDDKKVVKEQIHLYHRIKELVFFGNLYRLLSPFDGMDAAWMYVAQNQERAVVFYFKTLATPNPPFLRLKLQGLNPLERYRINDGKLEYFGDELMKMGLNLPLIKKDFFSFIFLIEAKSRACHHPKEGVPGR, from the coding sequence GTGCCAATTGCTTGGAATGAGGAGAGCGGAACTCTCCATTTATACAATAATCGAATGAGTTATCTTATTCAATTGGTTCATGGCAAGTATCCTGCCCATTTATACTGGGGAAAACGGGTTCAGACACTGCAGCCTTCTTCCATCTTACAATTTAAAGGGAGAGCATTTTCACCATCAACTGAACCAGGGGATCCAGCATTTTCTTTAAACACACTGCCACAGGAATATCCAGCGTTTGGAAATGGGGATTTCCGGTCTCCTGCCTATCAACTTCGCTCTAAAGATGGGTCGACTGTTACGGAGTTTGTCTATGATTCCCATGAAATTATGAAGGGAAAGCCCCTTTTGAAGGGCCTGCCTGCTTCCTATGTTGAAGCTGATTCAGAAGCGGAAACACTAGTGATTACCATGGTCGATTCCATGCTGGGCATGGGGATGAATCTCTTTTATACGATTTACCATGATCTAGATGTTATTGCAAGATCCGTTTCCTTTGAAAACAGGGGCAGCCAAAATGTTGTGTTAGAAAAATGTATGAGCATGTCCGTTGATTTTCATCATTCTAATTGGGATTGGCTTCACCTTCATGGAACTTGGGCACGTGAGCGTCATATCGAACGGAAACCTTTACACCATGGGACTCAGTCGATCTCCTCCTCAAGGGGAGCAAGCAGCCATCAACAGAACCCTTTTCTAGCTCTCCTTTCTCAACATGCAAACGAAGAGGATGGGGAGGTTTACGGGTTTAGCTTGGTTTACAGCGGAAATTTCCAAGCAGATATAGAGGTAAATTCTTTTCAAACAACAAGAATCTCCATGGGAATCAATCCATTTAATTTTAGCTGGCTACTAAAGCCGGGAGAACAATTTCAGACACCAGAGACGTTAATGGTCTATTCTTCAGATGGACTTGGCGGAATGTCGAGAACCTACCATAAACTATTGAGGGAAAGGATCTGCCGAGGGGTTTATCGTGACAAAGCACGTCCCATTCTTATTAATAACTGGGAGGCAACCCGTTTTCATTTTAATGAAAAAAAATTAAAGGAAATCGCCGATGCTGGAAAAGATCTTGGGATTGAACTATTTGTACTGGATGACGGCTGGTTTGGGCATCGTGAAAATGATAAAAGTTCTCTTGGTGATTGGTTTGTTAATAAGAAAAAACTCCCAAACGGTCTTGATGGATTGGCAGATTATGTAAGAAAAAAAGGCATGCAGTTTGGATTATGGGTTGAGCCGGAAATGGTTTCGCCTGACAGTGATTTATATAGGAAGCATCCAGATTGGTGTATCCATGTACCTGGTCGGAGCCGAACGCTATCAAGAAATCAGTTAATTCTTGATCTAAGCAGGGAAGAGGTATGTGATTATATCATTGGAATCCTCACTGAGCTTTTTAAAAGTACTACGATCTCCTATGTGAAGTGGGATATGAACCGAAATATGACCGAAGTGGGATCTGCCGCACTTCCCCCTGAAAGGCAAAAGGAAACCGCACACCGCTATATGCTTGGTTTGTATCGAATTTTAGAAACGTTGACAGGAAGATTTCCACAAATTTTATTTGAAAGCTGTTCAGGAGGAGGAGGGCGCTTTGACCCTGGCATGCTTTATTACATGCCGCAAACTTGGACGAGTGATAATACAGATGCGGTCGAAAGGTTGAAAATCCAATATGGAACGAGCATCGTTTATCCTGCGATAACGATGGGGGCTCATGTTTCTGATGTTCCAAATCATCAGGTGGGAAGAACAACACCTCTTTTGATGAGATGTCATGTTGCAATGGCCGCAAATTTGGGATTTGAATTGAATATAGATAAACTAAGTACCGATGATAAAAAAGTGGTAAAGGAGCAAATTCATCTCTATCATCGGATAAAGGAACTGGTTTTCTTTGGGAACCTTTATAGGCTGTTAAGTCCTTTTGATGGAATGGATGCGGCTTGGATGTATGTGGCACAGAATCAGGAAAGAGCGGTTGTTTTTTATTTTAAAACCTTAGCCACTCCCAACCCGCCATTTCTCCGTCTTAAACTACAAGGACTAAATCCTTTGGAGAGGTACAGAATTAACGATGGCAAGTTAGAATACTTCGGTGACGAACTCATGAAAATGGGGTTAAATCTTCCACTGATCAAAAAGGATTTTTTTTCTTTTATTTTTTTGATTGAAGCTAAATCCCGTGCCTGTCACCACCCGAAAGAAGGAGTGCCGGGGAGATAA
- a CDS encoding electron transfer flavoprotein subunit beta/FixA family protein: protein MNIYVIMKRTFDTEEKIVIENGNIKSDGAEFIINPYDEYAIEEAISLKEKHGGEVTIVTFGDEEAEKELRTALAMGADQAALIDAEDLEEADQYTTATILATYLKDKNPDIILAGNVAVDGGSGQVGPRVAEILGIPQVTAITSLTIEDGKASMVHDVEGDEETIEVPLPVLVTTQQGLNEPRYPSLPGIMKAKKKPLTTLELDDLDLEEEDVEAKTEKVAIFLPAKKQQGKVLQGEVNQQVQELVSLLKSEAKVI, encoded by the coding sequence ATGAACATCTACGTAATTATGAAACGTACATTTGATACGGAAGAAAAGATTGTGATTGAAAATGGAAACATCAAAAGCGATGGTGCGGAGTTTATTATTAATCCTTATGACGAGTACGCCATCGAGGAAGCGATATCTTTAAAGGAGAAGCACGGCGGCGAAGTAACAATCGTAACCTTTGGAGACGAAGAAGCGGAAAAAGAGCTTCGTACCGCTCTTGCCATGGGGGCTGATCAAGCGGCATTGATTGATGCTGAGGATCTTGAAGAAGCCGATCAATATACAACCGCTACGATTCTAGCAACCTATTTAAAAGATAAAAATCCAGATATTATTCTAGCAGGTAACGTAGCGGTTGACGGGGGTTCAGGTCAAGTAGGACCACGTGTAGCTGAGATTTTAGGGATTCCTCAAGTGACCGCAATTACGAGCCTAACGATTGAAGATGGAAAAGCGTCGATGGTTCATGATGTGGAAGGAGACGAAGAAACGATTGAAGTGCCCCTTCCAGTTCTAGTAACGACTCAACAAGGGTTGAATGAACCGCGTTATCCATCGTTGCCAGGGATCATGAAAGCGAAGAAAAAACCACTAACAACCCTTGAATTAGACGACTTAGATTTAGAAGAAGAGGATGTAGAAGCCAAAACCGAAAAGGTTGCCATCTTCCTGCCAGCTAAGAAACAACAAGGAAAAGTACTGCAGGGGGAAGTAAACCAACAAGTCCAAGAGCTTGTGTCTTTATTAAAATCAGAAGCAAAAGTCATTTAA
- a CDS encoding helix-turn-helix domain-containing protein, whose product MFHFNYKQALLTAKLASKEDGNYLGVYRNYAPMQMFLALAETDSPEAYIHPVLDQIRQYDHLHKTEYYKTLRLFCLTMQNKDSTSIQLAIHRNTLLYRLNRMRDLFNVTYEDEQTALHLLVSFLLIDIMERFS is encoded by the coding sequence GTGTTTCATTTTAATTATAAGCAGGCATTGTTAACGGCAAAGTTAGCCTCGAAGGAAGATGGAAATTATTTGGGGGTCTACCGCAACTATGCGCCCATGCAAATGTTTCTTGCGTTGGCAGAAACGGATTCACCAGAGGCATATATTCATCCTGTTCTTGATCAGATACGTCAATATGACCATCTTCATAAAACGGAATACTACAAAACGTTACGACTATTTTGCCTGACGATGCAAAATAAAGACTCTACATCTATACAGCTAGCGATCCATCGTAACACTCTTCTTTATCGATTGAACCGAATGAGGGATTTATTTAATGTAACGTATGAAGACGAACAAACGGCCCTTCATTTACTAGTTAGTTTCCTTTTAATAGATATAATGGAGAGGTTTAGCTAG
- a CDS encoding electron transfer flavoprotein subunit alpha/FixB family protein: protein MGKKVLVLGDIRDGAVRNVSFEAIAAAKLIADGEEVVAALFGESIGEETASLFHYGADRVVKVEHPDLKGYTTDAYQQALLQVIETEKPEGLIMGHTAQGKDLSPRIATKLNAGLVSDAVDIEIEAGEANFTRPIYSGKAFEKVKIKDGLIMVTIRPNNIPALEKDETRSGEVSKIAVEIRDLRTTIKDIVKKATGGIDLSEAKIIVSGGRGMKDAENFQLLEDLANVLGAAVGASRGACDAGYCDYSLQIGQTGKVVTPDLYIAVGISGAIQHLAGMSNSKVIVAINKDPEAPIFDVADYGIVGDLFEVVPLLIEEMKAVAVG from the coding sequence ATGGGGAAAAAAGTATTGGTTTTAGGTGATATTCGAGATGGAGCTGTAAGAAATGTCTCATTTGAAGCGATTGCCGCTGCGAAATTAATTGCAGATGGTGAAGAGGTGGTGGCAGCTTTATTTGGAGAATCAATCGGTGAAGAAACCGCAAGCCTTTTCCACTATGGTGCAGATCGTGTGGTGAAGGTAGAACATCCAGATTTGAAAGGGTATACGACGGATGCTTACCAACAAGCGTTACTCCAAGTCATTGAAACTGAAAAGCCAGAGGGGTTAATTATGGGACATACCGCTCAAGGGAAAGATTTATCTCCAAGAATTGCGACAAAATTAAATGCCGGACTCGTTTCCGATGCTGTCGATATAGAAATTGAAGCTGGAGAAGCGAATTTCACCCGGCCGATTTATTCAGGAAAGGCGTTTGAAAAAGTTAAAATCAAGGATGGCCTGATTATGGTTACCATCCGTCCTAACAACATTCCAGCACTTGAAAAAGATGAAACACGTTCAGGTGAGGTAAGCAAGATCGCAGTGGAGATTAGAGATCTTCGTACAACGATTAAAGATATTGTCAAAAAAGCAACAGGTGGGATTGATTTATCTGAAGCGAAAATTATAGTTTCAGGTGGCCGCGGGATGAAGGATGCGGAGAATTTTCAACTATTAGAAGATCTAGCCAATGTGTTAGGAGCGGCAGTGGGTGCGTCACGTGGGGCTTGTGATGCCGGATATTGCGACTATTCATTACAAATTGGCCAAACTGGAAAAGTTGTGACTCCAGACTTATATATTGCCGTTGGGATTTCTGGGGCAATTCAACATCTAGCAGGGATGTCGAATTCAAAAGTGATTGTGGCAATTAATAAGGATCCGGAAGCACCGATCTTTGATGTCGCTGATTATGGAATTGTGGGCGATTTATTTGAAGTAGTTCCTTTGTTGATTGAAGAAATGAAAGCTGTAGCAGTTGGTTGA
- a CDS encoding alpha/beta hydrolase, which translates to MAKYSTKKVNTGKFNSFYCEGGETNKDTIIFLHGSGPGANAESNWSKTLDKLSDRFHVIAPDMIGFGNTDLPENCDMTFWQWTTARVQQILEIMDYNHIEKAHLVGNSMGGVVSLNAVMYDSSRFEKIVLMGSGGSVPKGNAGPPPEIIRMKDFFKDPTIQAFRNLVSWFLYDESVLGDELENIIQTRYEFIMRPEIRELYPKLFNFTPYEIAIPPSALRRIQQPVLLIHGYEDQFVPKEGSLALMEHIPNAELVLLKQCGHWAQIEKNERFIELIDQFFLVKEAVQTSN; encoded by the coding sequence ATGGCAAAATATTCAACAAAGAAAGTAAACACTGGGAAGTTTAATAGTTTTTATTGTGAGGGAGGGGAAACGAATAAGGATACAATCATCTTTTTACATGGATCAGGTCCAGGTGCCAATGCTGAGTCAAATTGGAGTAAAACACTTGATAAACTTAGTGACAGGTTTCATGTCATAGCCCCGGATATGATTGGCTTCGGAAATACAGATTTACCTGAAAATTGTGATATGACTTTTTGGCAATGGACAACCGCACGTGTTCAGCAAATCTTAGAAATTATGGACTATAATCATATCGAAAAAGCCCACTTAGTAGGGAATTCCATGGGTGGAGTTGTTTCATTAAATGCAGTAATGTACGATTCTAGCCGATTTGAAAAAATTGTTTTAATGGGAAGTGGCGGGTCAGTTCCAAAAGGAAATGCAGGGCCACCACCCGAAATTATTCGAATGAAAGATTTCTTTAAGGATCCGACAATTCAAGCGTTCCGTAATCTAGTTTCGTGGTTTTTATATGATGAATCCGTTCTTGGAGATGAGCTAGAAAATATTATCCAAACAAGGTATGAATTTATTATGAGGCCTGAAATACGTGAGCTATATCCAAAACTATTTAACTTTACACCATATGAAATCGCTATTCCTCCAAGTGCGCTAAGACGTATTCAGCAGCCAGTCTTATTAATTCATGGATATGAGGATCAATTTGTTCCAAAAGAAGGCAGTTTGGCTTTAATGGAGCACATTCCTAATGCTGAATTAGTTCTATTAAAGCAATGCGGACATTGGGCGCAAATAGAGAAAAATGAACGATTTATTGAATTAATAGATCAGTTTTTTTTAGTAAAAGAAGCTGTACAAACTAGCAATTAA
- the bphC gene encoding biphenyl-2,3-diol 1,2-dioxygenase, whose product MAIKELGYLGFSVKDVPAWSNLLTNGLGLQEVESNRETALFRLDSRAWRIAVDYGEEDDLSYAGFEVANAQSFEQMTEKLIHAGIEVKSGDIELAKRRGVLDIISLTDPFGLPLEIYYGATEAFNKPFVSPTGVSGFLTNEQGLGHIVRNVPDVQKAMTFYTDLLGFKLSDIIEMRLGPEMVIPLYFFHCNGRHHSLALASLPIPKKIQHFMFEVKSLDDVGRAYDRLADDITLSLGKHSNDHMISFYAMTPSGIEVEYGWDGRTVDANWSVVRHDTTSAWGHKPVKQPLNA is encoded by the coding sequence ATGGCGATTAAAGAATTAGGTTATTTAGGTTTTTCAGTAAAAGACGTTCCTGCATGGAGTAATCTATTAACGAATGGATTGGGATTGCAAGAAGTCGAAAGCAACCGTGAAACCGCCCTATTTCGTTTAGACTCAAGAGCCTGGAGAATTGCAGTTGACTATGGGGAAGAGGATGATCTCTCCTATGCAGGCTTTGAAGTAGCGAATGCTCAGAGTTTTGAACAAATGACGGAGAAGTTGATTCATGCAGGAATTGAAGTAAAGTCAGGGGACATTGAACTAGCGAAACGACGTGGAGTGCTTGATATCATTTCGCTTACAGATCCATTTGGCTTACCGCTTGAAATTTACTACGGTGCAACCGAAGCTTTCAATAAACCATTTGTATCCCCAACAGGAGTTTCAGGTTTCCTTACTAACGAACAAGGATTAGGACATATCGTGCGCAATGTTCCTGATGTACAGAAGGCAATGACATTCTATACAGATCTACTAGGGTTTAAACTATCAGATATTATCGAAATGAGACTGGGACCTGAAATGGTGATCCCGCTTTATTTCTTTCACTGTAACGGTCGACATCATTCACTTGCTCTAGCAAGTTTGCCGATACCTAAGAAGATTCAGCATTTCATGTTCGAAGTGAAATCCCTTGACGATGTAGGACGTGCCTACGATCGACTTGCAGATGATATTACGCTTTCACTTGGAAAACATAGCAATGATCATATGATCTCTTTTTATGCAATGACACCATCTGGAATTGAAGTCGAATATGGTTGGGATGGCAGAACTGTTGATGCTAACTGGAGTGTAGTAAGACATGATACCACCAGCGCATGGGGCCATAAACCCGTTAAACAACCCTTAAACGCTTAA
- a CDS encoding BA3454 family stress response protein, protein MVQYTIYVSLQDKIYQTNVIANKNQSEEEVYKIAKEQVMKQWIHLKNPMNAHLHSQSYAG, encoded by the coding sequence ATGGTTCAATATACAATTTACGTATCGTTACAAGATAAAATTTATCAAACCAATGTCATAGCTAACAAAAATCAATCAGAAGAGGAAGTATATAAAATCGCAAAAGAACAAGTAATGAAACAATGGATTCATTTAAAAAATCCGATGAATGCTCATCTGCACTCTCAATCTTACGCTGGATAA